One Hermetia illucens chromosome 4, iHerIll2.2.curated.20191125, whole genome shotgun sequence DNA segment encodes these proteins:
- the LOC119654660 gene encoding dentin sialophosphoprotein-like yields MRFLPILIVALAVFVPLSWARYASDLEDVEFSPNEKALTRVRRQDETTEDTAEDTAEDTAEDTAEDTAEDTAEDTAEDTAEDTAEDTAEDSSDTAEDSSDTADDSSDTADDSSDTADDSSDTADDSSDTADDSSDSGSDSSDSGSDSNGSDSSDSGSDSTDSSDSGSDSSDSSSDDSGSNDVSGSGSNGTSNGRRQKIKFTNLRFRNLRIKNLRRRGGSSNSGRSGNRRRRRRPVRRIVRRRPARRIVRRRRGGGRNNRRRVIMRPVAAGSRRTILVRRNAGVRRVGVRRQGARRVGVRRMGARSMGLRSRSMGRRPRRRVLRRRRG; encoded by the exons ATGAGGTTTCTACCGATACTTATAGTTGCCCTAGCGGTTTTCGTCCCGCTTTCATGGGCAAGATATGCTTCGGATCTGGAGGAT gttgaattttcgcCAAACGAAAAGGCTTTGACTAGGGTTCGTCGGCAAGATGAgacgacggaagacactgccgAAGATACTgcagaggacactgcagaggACACTGCCGAAGATACCGCGGAAGACACAGCCGAAGACACTGCGGAAGATACTGCGGAAGATACTGCTGAAGACACTGCTGAGGACTCATCCGATACTGCCGAGGACTCAAGCGATACAGCTGATGATTCAAGTGATACCGCTGATGATTCAAGTGACACTGCTGATGACTCAAGTGATACTGCTGACGATTCAAGTGATACGGCTGATGATTCAAGTGATTCGGGATCAGATTCAAGTGATTCAGGTTCAGATTCAAACGGTTCGGACTCAAGCGATTCAGGATCTGATTCCACAGATTCAAGTGATTCTGGTTCAGATTCGAGTGATTCAAGCTCAGACGACTCTGGATCTAACGATGTCTCTGGATCTGGTTCTAATGGCACCTCTAATGGAAGAAggcaaaaaatcaaatttacgAATTTACGCTTCCGCAATTTGCGCATAAAAAATCTAAGGAGGCGAGGTGGCAGTAGCAATAGTGGTAGAAGCggcaatagaagaaggaggCGTCGCCCTGTTCGAAGAATAGTTCGTCGGCGTCCTGCGAGAAGAATAGTTCGTCGACGCCGTGGCGGAGGACGGAATAACCGGCGACGCGTTATTATGAGGCCAGTGGCAGCTGGATCTCGAAGAACAATTTTGGTGAGAAGGAATGCAGGTGTCAGGAGGGTAGGTGTTAGGAGACAAGGTGCGAGGAGGGTAGGTGTGAGGAGAATGGGCGCTAGGAGTATGGGCTTAAGATCACGGAGTATGGGTCGCAGACCACGCCGAAGGGTATTGCGTAGGCGAAGAGGATGA